One Candidatus Omnitrophota bacterium genomic window carries:
- a CDS encoding TIGR00725 family protein has translation MAGRLVVSVVGGHECGASVYAMAEKTGRIIAEEGAVLMCGGLSGVMEAACKGAKSVGGLTIGMLPGDDKHDANRYVDIAITTGMGYSRNTLVAGGPDVVVALPGKCGTLSEIGFALGAKKPVYTFGGWKIDGVHELVSPEELRAILSGHEHPDRHEHEENTPHKSMDI, from the coding sequence ATGGCAGGTAGACTGGTCGTGTCGGTCGTAGGAGGGCACGAGTGCGGCGCGTCCGTATACGCGATGGCCGAAAAGACGGGGCGTATCATAGCGGAAGAGGGAGCGGTGCTCATGTGCGGCGGACTCTCCGGTGTGATGGAGGCCGCGTGTAAAGGCGCGAAATCGGTTGGCGGCCTGACCATAGGCATGTTGCCGGGTGACGACAAACATGACGCCAACAGGTATGTGGATATAGCTATCACTACCGGCATGGGGTATTCACGTAATACGCTTGTCGCCGGAGGACCGGATGTGGTGGTCGCCCTGCCGGGTAAATGCGGGACACTTTCGGAAATAGGTTTTGCCCTTGGGGCCAAGAAGCCGGTCTATACGTTCGGAGGATGGAAGATCGACGGTGTGCATGAGTTGGTGTCACCCGAGGAACTTCGGGCGATACTTTCAGGTCATGAACACCCGGACAGACACGAACATGAAGAGAATACTCCTCATAAATCCATGGATATATGA
- a CDS encoding HAD-IA family hydrolase: protein MAGLEVVFFDLDGTLVDSSRDIVSSVNHMLSSMGLPERPYDEVISYIGGGVVELLSDALGDGNGQRLEEARNVFREYYGRHCLDTTALYPGVRDTLPLLGRHRVIVTNRSRASAEKTLRTLGVGEYFSDIIGGDDENCLKPSACPINKALVGGMRKEKCLMVGDMDVDIKAGKAAGIMTCGVTYGIGDKGKMIDADPDFIVDEFSDICKIVRQGGRYGDGDKFQGR, encoded by the coding sequence ATGGCAGGACTAGAGGTAGTGTTCTTCGACCTTGACGGTACTCTCGTAGATTCAAGCCGGGATATCGTTTCTTCGGTGAATCACATGTTGTCCTCTATGGGGCTTCCGGAAAGGCCATATGACGAAGTGATATCGTATATAGGCGGCGGCGTGGTCGAGCTTCTATCGGATGCCCTGGGGGATGGGAATGGACAAAGGCTGGAGGAGGCGAGAAACGTTTTCCGGGAATATTACGGTCGGCATTGCCTAGATACTACCGCGTTATATCCGGGGGTCAGGGATACGTTGCCTCTTTTGGGTCGTCACAGGGTCATAGTTACCAACAGGTCAAGAGCCTCGGCGGAAAAGACATTGAGAACGCTGGGGGTTGGAGAGTATTTTTCGGATATTATCGGCGGAGATGACGAGAACTGCCTTAAACCCTCCGCGTGCCCCATAAATAAGGCTCTGGTCGGCGGCATGCGGAAAGAAAAGTGTCTTATGGTGGGGGACATGGATGTAGATATCAAAGCCGGGAAAGCCGCGGGGATAATGACGTGCGGGGTCACTTACGGCATCGGGGATAAGGGGAAGATGATTGATGCCGACCCGGATTTTATCGTGGATGAATTTTCTGACATATGTAAGATAGTCCGGCAAGGGGGGCGATATGGGGATGGAGATAAGTTTCAGGGGAGGTAA
- a CDS encoding TlpA disulfide reductase family protein, with protein MFLRRNLTAFVLLPVLLFCSCARAGNEPVSPAGKGADFSLKALNGSEVRLSDKLGPGKKAVLVFFATWCPPCQREVPYVNDLNTRKGADIAVLGVNIQESPAKVSSFAESKKINYTVLLDADGEVANSYGVRSIPTIIALDGDMNILYEGHDIVDMEKKIKI; from the coding sequence ATGTTCTTAAGGAGAAACCTCACCGCGTTCGTGCTCTTGCCTGTACTTTTGTTCTGTTCCTGCGCCAGGGCCGGAAATGAACCTGTAAGCCCGGCGGGCAAAGGCGCTGATTTTTCACTGAAGGCCCTCAACGGCAGCGAGGTCAGGCTTTCGGACAAGCTCGGGCCCGGGAAAAAAGCGGTCCTCGTGTTCTTCGCGACATGGTGCCCGCCGTGCCAGAGGGAGGTCCCGTATGTGAATGATCTCAATACCCGCAAGGGCGCGGATATCGCTGTGCTGGGTGTGAACATACAGGAAAGCCCGGCAAAGGTCTCGAGTTTTGCCGAAAGTAAGAAAATAAACTACACCGTGCTTCTCGATGCTGACGGTGAGGTCGCCAATAGCTACGGGGTAAGGAGCATTCCCACGATAATAGCGTTAGACGGGGATATGAACATTTTGTATGAAGGACACGATATCGTGGATATGGAAAAAAAGATAAAGATATGA
- a CDS encoding Rrf2 family transcriptional regulator, which yields MTRDTDYAVRALVCIAGSGKKIVSVKELAEELEIPRPFLRKIFQRLNKKGVLKSCKGKGGGFSLVLSPDDINIFDILETFQGTMHLNDHMFKGKVCPHIAECVFKDKLDAIESYLTGEFKAISITSLLKKK from the coding sequence ATGACCAGGGACACGGATTACGCGGTAAGGGCGCTGGTGTGTATCGCCGGCTCGGGGAAAAAGATAGTTTCCGTTAAGGAGCTGGCGGAGGAACTTGAAATACCCAGGCCGTTCCTCAGGAAGATATTCCAACGCCTCAATAAAAAAGGTGTCCTCAAGTCATGCAAGGGCAAGGGTGGGGGGTTTTCCCTGGTCTTGAGCCCGGATGATATCAACATATTTGATATCCTTGAAACGTTCCAGGGTACCATGCACCTGAACGACCATATGTTCAAGGGAAAGGTCTGTCCGCATATAGCGGAATGTGTCTTCAAGGACAAACTGGACGCGATCGAATCTTACCTGACCGGTGAGTTCAAGGCGATAAGTATAACGTCCCTATTGAAGAAGAAATAA
- a CDS encoding prenyltransferase, protein MMSTGARVRKGLKVFLEMTRFNFIPASILPFLAGVMFAVYKGYEVSVMPVVAGFLGVISAHAGGNALNNYFDYRMGADSLSVHTSPFFGGSKVIVSGSAAPALCLMTGAFLMVLALGAGIAVYIMTAGIGVLMFMLAGGALTAAYSMPPMKLAYRYYGELVIFLLFGPMLICGAFYVVTGTVTGSAIAMSLPLSFLITSVIVCNEVPDHGMDVVAGKKNLISLIGPDNGYKLFWTLAVLSVASLIIDVLSGILPPLVLSCVLLYFPALRAGKVLKKRSGDPEGLVEAGANTILMYNIVGVCLIVSVLVSTLTWNG, encoded by the coding sequence ATGATGAGCACGGGTGCGCGGGTACGGAAAGGGCTCAAGGTCTTCCTGGAGATGACGCGGTTCAACTTTATCCCGGCCAGTATATTACCTTTCCTGGCCGGGGTGATGTTCGCCGTGTATAAAGGATATGAGGTATCCGTGATGCCTGTTGTTGCCGGGTTCCTGGGGGTCATATCGGCGCATGCCGGAGGGAACGCGCTTAATAACTATTTTGACTACAGGATGGGAGCGGATAGCCTTTCCGTTCATACAAGTCCCTTCTTCGGGGGGAGCAAGGTCATCGTTAGCGGCAGCGCGGCTCCGGCACTTTGCCTGATGACGGGGGCTTTTTTGATGGTCCTGGCGCTGGGAGCGGGCATAGCCGTGTATATCATGACGGCCGGTATCGGCGTTCTCATGTTCATGTTGGCCGGAGGCGCGCTTACGGCAGCCTACAGCATGCCACCGATGAAATTAGCTTACAGGTACTATGGGGAACTCGTGATATTCCTCCTGTTCGGGCCTATGCTGATATGCGGTGCTTTTTACGTGGTAACGGGTACTGTCACCGGTAGCGCTATCGCCATGTCGCTCCCGTTATCGTTCCTGATAACTTCCGTTATAGTGTGCAATGAGGTACCGGATCATGGAATGGATGTGGTGGCGGGAAAGAAGAACCTTATCAGCCTGATAGGACCGGATAATGGATATAAGTTGTTCTGGACCCTGGCCGTTCTTTCCGTGGCCAGCCTTATCATTGATGTGTTATCCGGGATATTGCCGCCGCTGGTACTTTCATGCGTGCTTTTGTATTTCCCGGCCCTTAGGGCCGGGAAGGTGCTCAAGAAAAGGTCCGGGGACCCGGAAGGCCTGGTGGAAGCTGGCGCAAATACGATTTTGATGTATAATATTGTTGGAGTTTGTCTTATAGTGTCCGTACTAGTGTCGACGCTGACCTGGAACGGGTAG
- a CDS encoding OsmC family protein gives MGMEISFRGGKKFEVRTRGHELTVDLSPEKGGSDEGMTPPELFIASLGTCIGVYAVSYLNTAGIDPAALKMDVDWSESEDHKKISSIKVMVGLAGTELGGRKKALMAAMDKCLIHNTLREHPSVEVIISE, from the coding sequence ATGGGGATGGAGATAAGTTTCAGGGGAGGTAAGAAGTTCGAGGTAAGGACCAGGGGTCATGAACTTACGGTGGACCTTTCTCCGGAAAAAGGCGGATCGGATGAGGGGATGACCCCGCCCGAGCTCTTTATCGCTTCACTGGGTACGTGCATAGGCGTGTATGCCGTAAGTTATCTTAATACGGCCGGCATAGACCCGGCGGCGCTCAAGATGGATGTGGATTGGTCCGAGAGTGAGGACCATAAAAAGATATCTTCGATCAAGGTGATGGTAGGCCTGGCGGGTACTGAACTTGGGGGACGCAAGAAAGCTCTCATGGCCGCGATGGACAAATGCCTGATCCACAATACATTGAGGGAACACCCTTCTGTCGAAGTCATTATATCGGAATAA
- a CDS encoding DUF481 domain-containing protein, whose translation MTTILFTLAISGTVRGDELVLNNGDRITGEILEESDSGVTVRTGYMGEVEIDSSAIKSMKRSGARPAEEEAPAGKPAARWKREISAGYNAARGNTDTDEFSGSVLVNRKIEHEDEMTAAGDIYYSAVDGKPDAQKWSAMGRYAYSFGRTRKWYQFYRFDSDHDKFAEIDIRYTPSTGVGYWFYDLETLGLFAEIGIGWQHTEYNTAKKDDDAAIIRPRIFLENKILDKLTFTNDLVLYQELEDMDSYRLQYKGSLTAPLYKGVSVRLSVVDEYNASPPPSTEKNDIRITSSLVGSF comes from the coding sequence ATGACAACTATCTTGTTCACGCTGGCCATATCCGGCACCGTTCGCGGGGATGAGCTCGTCCTGAATAACGGGGACAGGATCACCGGGGAGATATTGGAGGAAAGTGATAGCGGCGTTACGGTGAGGACCGGATATATGGGGGAAGTGGAGATAGATAGCTCGGCGATAAAGAGCATGAAAAGGTCCGGGGCTCGGCCAGCGGAGGAGGAAGCTCCCGCCGGCAAGCCCGCGGCCCGGTGGAAAAGGGAGATCAGCGCGGGGTACAACGCCGCAAGGGGGAATACTGATACGGATGAGTTCAGCGGGAGCGTGCTTGTGAACCGTAAGATAGAACACGAGGATGAGATGACCGCCGCGGGGGATATCTATTATTCCGCGGTCGATGGGAAACCGGATGCTCAGAAGTGGAGCGCGATGGGGCGTTACGCTTACAGCTTCGGCCGGACCAGGAAATGGTACCAGTTCTACCGGTTCGACTCGGACCATGATAAGTTCGCCGAGATCGACATAAGGTACACCCCGTCCACGGGTGTCGGATACTGGTTCTACGACCTGGAAACCCTGGGACTTTTCGCTGAGATCGGTATCGGCTGGCAACACACGGAGTATAACACGGCGAAAAAAGATGATGACGCGGCCATAATAAGGCCCAGGATATTCCTGGAGAACAAGATCCTGGACAAACTGACCTTCACCAATGACCTTGTCCTGTACCAGGAACTCGAGGATATGGATTCTTACAGGCTGCAATATAAAGGGAGCCTGACAGCGCCTTTGTATAAGGGCGTTTCGGTAAGATTAAGTGTCGTGGATGAGTACAACGCGTCCCCGCCGCCGTCGACGGAAAAGAACGATATACGCATAACGTCGTCGCTTGTGGGTTCGTTCTAA
- a CDS encoding class II fructose-1,6-bisphosphate aldolase: MASYKDLGLVNTKDMFAKAMKGKYAVPAYNFNNMEQIQAIIVACVETQSPVILQVSSGARKYANQTLLRYMGQGAVEMMKEHAKAKGLKDIPIALHLDHGDTFELCVSCIESGFSSVMIDGSHHPYEKNIELTKQVVEYAHKYDVTVEGELGVLAGIEDEVSAEKSTYTQPEEVEDFVKRTGVDSLAISIGTSHGANKFKPEQCTKNADGVYIPPELRFDILEEVEKRIPGFAIVLHGSSSVPVEAVRIINQNGGALKDSVGIPEEQIRKAAKSSVCKVNIDSDGRLWMTAAVRKLFNEKPAEFDPRKYLGPARDALIAMYKHKNEHVLGSAGKA; encoded by the coding sequence ATGGCAAGTTACAAAGATCTAGGGCTGGTAAATACCAAAGATATGTTCGCCAAGGCCATGAAAGGCAAATATGCCGTACCGGCGTATAATTTTAATAATATGGAACAGATCCAGGCTATAATCGTGGCCTGTGTGGAAACACAGTCACCGGTGATACTGCAGGTGTCGAGCGGCGCGCGTAAATACGCCAACCAGACGCTTTTGAGGTATATGGGGCAGGGTGCCGTGGAGATGATGAAGGAACACGCCAAGGCGAAGGGGCTTAAGGATATTCCCATAGCCCTGCATCTTGACCATGGCGATACGTTCGAGCTTTGTGTGTCATGTATAGAAAGCGGTTTTTCCTCGGTCATGATAGATGGATCACATCACCCATACGAGAAAAATATCGAACTCACCAAGCAGGTGGTCGAGTACGCGCATAAATATGACGTTACCGTGGAAGGTGAGCTTGGGGTACTGGCGGGCATAGAGGACGAGGTCTCGGCCGAGAAGTCGACCTATACCCAGCCTGAAGAGGTCGAGGATTTCGTTAAACGCACCGGGGTGGATTCGCTGGCGATATCGATAGGGACATCGCATGGCGCCAACAAGTTCAAGCCGGAACAATGCACCAAGAACGCCGATGGAGTGTACATCCCGCCGGAACTCAGGTTTGATATCCTCGAGGAAGTGGAAAAAAGGATACCCGGGTTCGCCATAGTCCTGCATGGGTCGTCTTCGGTGCCGGTAGAGGCGGTAAGAATAATAAACCAGAACGGCGGCGCGCTTAAGGATTCCGTCGGCATACCCGAGGAACAGATCCGTAAAGCCGCGAAGTCGTCGGTATGCAAGGTCAACATAGATTCCGACGGTCGCCTGTGGATGACCGCGGCTGTGCGTAAGCTATTCAACGAAAAGCCGGCGGAATTCGATCCACGCAAGTATCTCGGTCCGGCAAGGGACGCCCTGATAGCTATGTACAAACATAAGAACGAGCATGTTCTAGGCAGCGCCGGCAAGGCTTAA
- a CDS encoding SO_0444 family Cu/Zn efflux transporter, with translation MAMIMGVFRESYLLLNRMAPYLLFGFLFAGLLRGFLDPRFIARRLGGKGFLSSVKASIFGIPLPLCSCSVIPTAMALRKSGASRGAVLSFLISAPTTGVDSIFATYSLMGGIFTVFRMVAAFISGVLAGTVMDLIPAGKDDGRDQVEHAECLLCDARKEHPHTIGERVRHIFTYAFGELMKDTGGAILIGILVGGIITYFMPENIISKYLGHGLMSMVIMLLAGIPMYVCATASIPIAAALIIKGMSPGAALVFLMAGPATNIVTMSVVCTNMGYKALAVYIGSIVACALFLGTGMDVLYGRSMSLDIVTASGAHDMVPAWLGSVSSGILVAAISCSKLYGMIKGKERERRSS, from the coding sequence ATGGCCATGATAATGGGCGTGTTCAGGGAATCATATCTACTGCTTAACCGGATGGCTCCGTATCTTTTGTTCGGGTTCCTTTTCGCCGGTCTCCTGAGAGGGTTCCTGGACCCGCGTTTTATAGCCCGGCGCTTGGGGGGGAAAGGGTTCCTGTCGTCCGTGAAGGCCTCGATATTCGGGATCCCCCTGCCTCTGTGCTCGTGCTCTGTCATACCCACGGCCATGGCCCTCCGCAAGTCCGGGGCCAGCAGGGGGGCGGTCCTGTCTTTCCTTATCTCGGCGCCTACGACCGGCGTGGATTCCATCTTCGCGACATATTCCCTCATGGGGGGTATATTTACCGTGTTCAGGATGGTAGCGGCGTTCATAAGTGGCGTGCTGGCCGGTACGGTCATGGACCTTATCCCGGCCGGGAAGGATGATGGCCGCGACCAGGTCGAACATGCCGAGTGTCTTTTGTGCGACGCGCGTAAGGAACACCCTCATACTATCGGCGAACGTGTCCGGCATATTTTCACGTACGCTTTCGGCGAGCTCATGAAGGATACGGGTGGAGCGATACTTATCGGTATACTGGTGGGAGGGATCATAACCTATTTCATGCCGGAGAACATCATTTCAAAATATCTAGGGCATGGGCTTATGTCCATGGTCATAATGCTTTTAGCGGGGATCCCCATGTATGTGTGCGCGACAGCCTCTATCCCCATAGCGGCGGCCCTTATCATCAAGGGCATGTCACCCGGGGCGGCGCTGGTATTCCTGATGGCCGGGCCGGCGACCAATATAGTCACGATGTCCGTCGTATGCACTAATATGGGCTACAAGGCGCTCGCGGTATACATAGGGTCCATTGTGGCATGCGCTCTTTTTTTGGGTACCGGAATGGACGTTCTTTACGGACGATCCATGAGCCTGGATATAGTTACCGCTTCCGGCGCGCATGATATGGTGCCGGCGTGGCTGGGCTCGGTCTCGAGCGGCATACTTGTGGCCGCTATATCATGCAGCAAGTTATATGGGATGATAAAGGGTAAAGAACGGGAAAGGAGAAGTTCATGA
- a CDS encoding B12-binding domain-containing radical SAM protein, whose product MKRILLINPWIYDFAAYDLWMKPWGLLKLSSILKKGGHELYMADAMDRHAPEMATFLKEHGDGTGKFFSEEVEKPDVLRDVPRAYKRYGMPDEVFERVLPDTDVDIVLVSSGMTYWYPGVFRVIRMARERYDKAVIVLGGVYATLCHDHAVRHSGADHVIASQDIRELGSITGGGEEISFARILDEDLDYSYYPNTPYAVLRLSLGCPFDCAYCAQRRLSPPLMRKTASRAFAEIKGLYEKGIRKFAFYDDALLSDGQHFCEYLDLLEKGGIKADFYTPNGLHARFMTDEIARKMRGAGFVRPILSLETADDIKGAGWHEKVTKDELEGAVRYLYDAGYRRGDITVYLMLGVPGSTFSDVEGSIAYINSLGARISLSEFSPVPGTRLAGISGERINEPLLQNNSVFPSFAPEEWDKVSRIKEKARMFNRSLDERR is encoded by the coding sequence ATGAAGAGAATACTCCTCATAAATCCATGGATATATGATTTTGCCGCGTATGACCTATGGATGAAACCATGGGGACTCCTGAAGCTCTCATCCATACTTAAAAAGGGCGGTCATGAGCTGTATATGGCTGATGCCATGGACCGGCACGCGCCCGAAATGGCCACTTTCCTCAAGGAACATGGGGACGGTACGGGTAAATTCTTTTCAGAGGAGGTCGAAAAACCGGATGTCCTCCGCGATGTCCCCAGGGCCTATAAGAGGTATGGTATGCCTGATGAGGTGTTCGAGCGGGTATTGCCGGATACCGACGTGGATATCGTTCTTGTTTCTTCCGGCATGACATACTGGTATCCGGGCGTATTCAGGGTTATTCGCATGGCCAGGGAGAGATACGATAAAGCGGTAATAGTGCTGGGGGGCGTGTATGCCACACTTTGTCATGATCATGCTGTAAGGCACAGCGGCGCCGATCATGTCATAGCCAGTCAGGATATACGGGAACTTGGCAGTATAACGGGTGGAGGGGAAGAGATATCCTTCGCGCGCATACTGGACGAGGACCTGGATTACAGCTACTATCCGAACACGCCGTACGCCGTGCTCAGGCTTTCGCTGGGGTGCCCTTTTGACTGCGCGTATTGCGCCCAGAGGAGGCTATCGCCGCCGCTTATGAGGAAAACCGCGAGCAGGGCTTTTGCCGAGATAAAAGGTCTTTATGAAAAAGGCATAAGGAAGTTCGCTTTTTATGACGACGCCCTGCTCTCGGACGGACAGCATTTCTGCGAATATCTGGACCTGCTTGAAAAAGGGGGGATAAAGGCGGACTTTTACACGCCCAACGGCCTTCATGCCCGGTTTATGACGGATGAAATAGCGCGTAAAATGCGCGGGGCGGGCTTTGTCCGTCCAATACTCAGCCTGGAAACGGCGGATGACATTAAAGGGGCGGGATGGCATGAGAAGGTGACGAAAGACGAGCTGGAGGGGGCCGTGCGGTATCTCTATGACGCGGGGTACCGGCGTGGGGACATCACGGTATATCTCATGCTCGGGGTGCCAGGAAGCACTTTCTCTGACGTAGAGGGAAGCATCGCGTACATAAACTCTCTCGGAGCCAGGATATCGTTGAGCGAGTTCTCTCCGGTGCCGGGGACCAGGCTCGCGGGTATTTCAGGTGAACGTATAAATGAGCCGCTTCTCCAGAATAACAGCGTGTTCCCTTCCTTCGCGCCGGAGGAGTGGGACAAGGTCTCGAGGATAAAAGAGAAAGCCAGGATGTTCAATCGTTCACTGGACGAACGGCGTTGA
- a CDS encoding cytochrome c biogenesis protein CcdA, with protein MIGNISYEITQVSLLTYLVVYAGGVITSLTPCIYPLIPVTVSVIGINKERSKLANLALSCLYVLGMALTFSVLGMVAAYTGQLFGGVQSSPIAHLIVGNIMIFFALSFLGVVPIPAFLLNKAGAGKVISGGSGLSVFFMGIVSGLIASPCSVSVLGAVLAFVATTRSIVAGFSLLFVYAIGLGTMLVVVGTFAGIVTGLPKSGKALEVLQKVFAFVMILLGEYFIFKAGMLSV; from the coding sequence ATGATAGGGAATATATCTTACGAGATAACCCAGGTCTCGCTTTTGACATATCTTGTCGTATACGCGGGCGGTGTTATCACGTCCCTTACTCCGTGTATCTATCCGCTGATACCTGTTACGGTAAGCGTTATCGGGATAAACAAAGAAAGGTCCAAGCTCGCGAACCTGGCGTTATCGTGTCTTTATGTCCTGGGGATGGCATTGACATTTTCGGTCCTGGGCATGGTGGCGGCGTATACGGGACAGCTTTTCGGTGGGGTGCAGTCCAGCCCGATAGCGCATCTTATCGTGGGCAACATAATGATATTTTTCGCCCTCTCTTTTCTTGGTGTGGTCCCGATACCGGCGTTCCTGCTCAATAAGGCCGGCGCGGGAAAAGTGATAAGTGGCGGCAGCGGGCTCTCGGTGTTCTTCATGGGCATAGTATCGGGGCTTATCGCTTCACCTTGTTCCGTTTCGGTGCTGGGGGCCGTGCTGGCCTTTGTGGCCACCACAAGGAGCATAGTTGCCGGGTTCTCTCTGCTTTTTGTCTACGCCATAGGGCTGGGCACCATGCTGGTCGTGGTCGGGACGTTCGCGGGTATAGTGACCGGCCTGCCGAAGTCCGGTAAGGCCCTGGAAGTGTTGCAGAAGGTCTTCGCGTTCGTGATGATATTATTGGGTGAATATTTCATTTTCAAGGCCGGGATGCTGAGCGTATAA
- a CDS encoding mechanosensitive ion channel family protein, translated as MKNIVLMGLEIPGSIYVPVIYFLWITVFLLVKKVFYIKVVSVARKTKTKLDDVLLESLDTPLILLIFVSGIAFVENVFDFGGEGGDIIKFVDITFKATAVVAIILFLDRMFKGLIAIYSEKIPVLKTSKGVFSGLVRFLVIGIGVLILLDSFGISITPLLASLGIGSLAIALALQPTLENFFSGVQIVMDKPISLGQFIKLDTGEEGYVTKIGWRSTWIRMLPNNTVVIPNKVLVNSRVLNYYYPETELAVLVQVGVHYDSDLEQVEKVTIEVGRDVLRTVQGGVPEFEPFIRYHTFNDFRIDFSVILRAREFVDNYLIKHEFIKRLHKRYKEEGIVIPYPIRTLDWNPGSDPIRTDRKDP; from the coding sequence GTGAAGAATATCGTCCTTATGGGGTTGGAGATACCGGGATCCATTTATGTGCCCGTGATCTATTTCCTGTGGATAACCGTATTCCTCCTGGTCAAGAAGGTATTCTATATAAAAGTGGTGAGCGTCGCGCGTAAGACCAAGACCAAACTGGATGACGTATTGCTGGAATCTCTTGATACGCCGCTCATTCTCCTTATATTCGTTTCCGGCATAGCGTTCGTCGAGAACGTATTCGACTTTGGGGGCGAAGGCGGGGACATAATCAAGTTCGTGGACATAACGTTCAAGGCTACCGCCGTAGTGGCCATCATACTTTTCCTGGACCGTATGTTCAAGGGCCTCATAGCGATATATTCGGAAAAAATACCGGTCCTGAAGACCTCAAAAGGGGTGTTCTCCGGTCTGGTCCGTTTTCTTGTTATCGGTATAGGCGTACTTATATTACTGGACAGCTTCGGGATATCCATAACGCCGCTTCTCGCTTCACTGGGCATAGGATCCCTGGCGATAGCTCTCGCGCTGCAACCTACCCTTGAGAATTTCTTTTCGGGTGTTCAGATAGTGATGGACAAGCCCATATCTCTAGGACAATTCATAAAGCTGGATACGGGGGAAGAAGGGTATGTCACTAAAATAGGGTGGCGGTCGACATGGATAAGGATGCTCCCGAATAATACCGTGGTCATACCGAACAAGGTGCTGGTGAACTCTAGGGTGCTCAACTATTATTACCCGGAGACGGAACTTGCCGTGCTTGTGCAGGTAGGGGTGCATTATGATTCCGACCTGGAACAGGTGGAGAAGGTGACCATAGAGGTCGGCAGGGACGTACTTAGGACCGTCCAGGGCGGTGTGCCCGAATTCGAGCCTTTCATACGTTACCATACCTTTAACGATTTCAGGATAGATTTCTCGGTCATACTGAGGGCCAGGGAGTTCGTGGATAATTACCTGATCAAACATGAATTCATAAAAAGGCTTCATAAGCGATATAAAGAGGAAGGTATCGTGATACCTTATCCTATAAGGACGCTTGACTGGAATCCGGGTTCGGACCCTATAAGAACGGACCGTAAAGATCCCTGA
- a CDS encoding zf-TFIIB domain-containing protein produces MNCPVCSGKMVEKNFGVKVDVCENCKGIWFDNMELKMLDEHSEGLGGALEEALKMPRTNDENRGQIPCPKCQMPMHIHKYKRSQEVNVDECYSCGGFFLDPGELKEIRDSYMSDRDIDAYVEKMLNDIPEYRAAKELIAAAEKDRGQAIRKLAGAFRATIWNR; encoded by the coding sequence ATGAATTGCCCGGTATGCTCTGGGAAGATGGTAGAAAAGAATTTCGGGGTAAAGGTCGATGTGTGCGAGAACTGTAAGGGTATCTGGTTCGATAATATGGAGCTAAAGATGCTTGATGAACATTCCGAAGGGCTTGGCGGGGCCCTGGAAGAAGCCCTTAAGATGCCGCGTACCAATGACGAGAACAGGGGACAGATCCCGTGTCCGAAGTGCCAGATGCCCATGCACATACATAAGTACAAAAGGTCCCAGGAAGTCAACGTGGATGAATGCTATAGTTGCGGCGGGTTCTTCCTGGACCCGGGAGAGCTCAAGGAAATAAGGGACTCATACATGAGTGACCGGGATATAGACGCTTATGTGGAGAAGATGCTGAACGATATCCCGGAATACCGGGCCGCGAAGGAACTGATAGCTGCCGCGGAAAAGGATCGCGGGCAGGCCATAAGGAAGCTGGCTGGCGCGTTCAGGGCTACTATATGGAACAGGTGA
- a CDS encoding cupin domain-containing protein, whose translation MEPARVFSLSDMVSFGESSIVSRVIAKEPAGNVTMFAFDKGEGLSEHTAPFNAIVYVLEGKAAVTISGGEHQVSSGEAIIIPAGEPHALKAMDRFKMLLIMIKG comes from the coding sequence ATGGAACCGGCAAGAGTATTTTCACTTTCGGACATGGTCAGTTTTGGGGAATCATCGATAGTAAGCAGGGTGATCGCCAAGGAGCCGGCGGGGAACGTGACCATGTTCGCGTTCGATAAGGGCGAGGGGCTCAGCGAACATACCGCGCCTTTCAATGCCATTGTATATGTGCTCGAGGGAAAAGCGGCCGTCACCATATCTGGAGGGGAACATCAGGTCAGTTCCGGGGAGGCCATAATCATACCCGCGGGGGAACCCCATGCGCTTAAGGCCATGGACAGGTTCAAGATGTTGCTCATAATGATAAAGGGGTGA